From the Streptomyces sp. SN-593 genome, the window GCCCGGAGCCGTCCGGGCCGGCCCACGTGTCGCAGTCGAGGGTGAGGTCGCCCACCAGCCGGTGGCGGTAGTGCTTGGTGCCGTAACTGGCGCTGTTGACGCGGTGTTCGGCCCACCAGGTGAGGAAGTCGGGGTCCTGGAGGGACAGTTCGCCGACGAGCTGGGCCAGCTCGGGGTCGTCGGGGTCGGCCGCCGCCTCCATGCGCAGCGCGGCCACGGCCTCCCGGGCGTCGTGGTCCCAGTTCCGGTGCAGTCGCCGCACCTCCGGGTGCGTGAAGACCAGCCGCAGGTAGTTGCGCCGGTTCGCCGGCAGCGCGGCGAAGTCCGTGTAGAGGGCGACGGCGGCGGGGTTCCACGCCAGGACGTCCAGGCGCTTGCCGAGCACCAGGGCCGGGCTCTGGGTGAGCTGGTCGAGCAGGCGCCGCATGGGAGGGCGAACCCGCTCGGCCGGCCGGCGGCGGCGCGGGCGGGCGTCCGCCCGGCCGGCCAGCTCGTAGAGGTAGCGCTGCTGGTCCTCGTCGAGGCGCAGGGCGCGGGCGAGGGTGGAGAGCACCGGCACGGACGCCCGGACCCGGCCCTGCTCCAGCCGCGTGTAGTAGTCCACGCTGATGGCGGCGAGGCCGGCGACCTCCTCGCGGCGCAGCCCGGCGACCCGGCGGCCCGAGTCCGCCTCGGGGAGGCCGCACTCCCGTGGTGTCAGCTGCGCCCGGCGGGCCTTGAGGAAGGCGCCCAGCGCCCGGGAGTCGGAGTCCGAGGTCATGCTCCCCAGTGTCCCCGCGCCACCGCGACCAGGGCAAACGTCCAAGGGGGGCACGTTCTTTCCCGGGCAGGAAGCTGTCTCTCCCGCTCCCGCGCGGACCGGTGGAAGGTGGGGGACGTGCCCGGCGGGGTGCGGGTCGCGGCCCGCCGGGCGGCCCCACGGCGCATGGCCCCACGGCGCACGGCCCCGCGGCGCATCCAGCGCTTCGGCGCCCCAGCGCCACGGCGCGCACGGCGGCTCAGGCGCCCATGGCGCCCGTTTCCCCGCGCCCCACCGTTCCGTCAACCGTCCGACAGGGAGAACCATGGCCAGGACCACCGTCAGCTTCGACAGCAACGGCATCAGGATCGCCGGTCACCTTTACACCCCCGACACCGCCCACGAGACCTCCTCCGGCGCGCCCGCCGCGGGACCGTGGCCGGCCCTCGTGGTCGGCCACCCCGGCACGAGCGTGAAGGAGCAGACCTCCGGCACGTACGCCCGGCGGATGGCCGAGCGCGGCTTCGTCGCCCTCGCCTTCGACGCCGCCCACCAGGGCGAGTCCGGCGGCCTGCCGCGCGGACTGGAGGACCCCGCCCAGCGCGTGGAGGACTTCAAGGCCGCCGTCTCCTACCTGGCCACCCGCGACGACGTCGATGCCGGACGCGTCGGGTTGCTGGGCATCTGCGCATCCGGCGGCTACTCCCTCGCCGCCGGGGGCGGCGACCACCGCGTCAGGGCGGTGGCGACAGTCTCCGGGGTGGACGTGGCCCGCCAGTTCCGGCTCGGTGCCGACGGCACCCAGGACCCGGCCGTCTTCCGCGGCCTGCTCGACGCCGCCGGCCGCGCCCGTACCGCCGCGGCGCGCGGCGAGGACCCCGGCGCCATGCCGGTCTTCCCCGAGACCGCCGAGCAGGCCGAGGCCCTCGGCGGCGCGCACGGGGCCGAGGGCTTCGCGTACTACTGCACCTCCCGGGGCCGGCACGAACGCTCCACGCGGGCCATGCCCTGGCAGAGCGTCGACAAGCTGGCCTCCTTCGACGCCTTCCACGCGGTGCCGCTGCTCGCGCCGCGCCCCCTGTTGCAGATCGTCGGCAGCCGTGCGGTCACCTCCTGGATGGCCGTCGAGGTCCACCAGCGCGCCACCGGTCCCCGGGAACTGCACTGGATCGAGGGCGCCAGCCACGTGGACCTCTACGACCGGACGCGGTTCATCGACCCCGCGGTCGACAAGCTCGCCGCGTTCTTCGGCGCCCATCTCTCCGCCGCGGACCCCGCCGCCGGCCCCGCGCGTCTCGCCGCCGCCCGCTGAGCGGCGGGGCCGGGCGGTCAGGGTGGTCCGGGCGGGCCGGCGGTGGGACCCGGGTCGGGGCGGAGGGCGGTGCGCCGCCCCGGGCCCGGGGACAGGGGGCCGGCGCGCCCGCTTCGGAGCGCGGAACCGCAGCGCGGACCCGCCCCCCGCCTCCGCCTACCAGCTCGCCTTGCGGACGCCCGGGAGGTGCCCGGCGTGGGCGTGGGCGCGCATGCCGACCCGGGAGAGGCCGAAGGCGCGCAGGTAGCCGCGGGGGCGGCCGTCGACCGCGTCGCGATTGCGGACCCGGGTGGCGCCGGCGTCGCGGGGCTGCCGGCCCAGCTCGCGCCGGGCCGCTTCGCGGTCCTCGGCGGAGGAGGCGGGGGAGGCGATGACGCGCTTGAGTTCGGCGCGGCGCTCGGCATAGCGCGCCACGACCGCCCGGCGCGCGTCGTTCTTCGCGATCTTGCTCTTCTTGGCCATGGCGGTGGACCCCTCAGACCTTGTGGCCGCGCGCGCGGACGAGCCGGACGGCCTTCTCGACGCCCATGCGGTCGACGGCCTTGATGCCCTTGGCGCTGAGGGTCAGCCGCACGTGGCGGTTCTCGCCGGGCAACCAGTACCGCTTGGTCTGGATGTTGGGGTCGAACCGGCGCGGGGTGCGCCGGTGGGAGTGGGAGACGGCGTTGCCGAAACCGGGCTTGCGGCCGGTCAGTTGGCAGTGGGCGGACATGGGGCTGCCTTTCCGTGGCGGAGCGGACGACCCCACCTTATGGAAAAGCGTTTTCATTTCCAAACTCGGGTGCCGGGTGCCGGGTGCTGCCGGGGTTCGGGCTCGGGGTTCGGCAGCGCGCGCGCCGTCAGGGCCCCTGCGTCGCCGCCCCCTCCGGGCCCGCGGCCGCGCACGCGGCGCAGGTGCCGAAGACCTCCATGGTGTGCGCGATGTCCACGAAGCCGTGCTCCGCGGCGATCGACTCCGCCCACCGCTCCACCGCCGGCCCCTCCACCTCCACCGCCTTGCCGCAGGAGCGGCAGACCAGATGGTGGTGGTGGCCGCCCTCGGAGCAGCGGCGGTAGACCGACTCGCCGTCGCCGGTGCGCAGCACGTCCACCTCGCCCGCCTCGGCGAGCGACTGGAGCGTGCGGTAGACGGTGGTCAGACCCACCGACTCCCCGCGCAGCTTCAGGATGTTGTGCAGGTCCTGCGCACTGCGGAACTCGTCGACCTCGTCCAGGGCGGCGGACACCGCGGTGCGCTGCCGGGTCGAACGGCCGCGGACGGACTGCCCGGCTGCGCTCACGGCTCTTCCCTCCGATGGTGGTGCGGTGTGTACGGCCTCCGCGGTGTGTACGGCCTCCGCGGTGCGAACGGTGCCTGCGGTGCGTACGGCCTCCGCGGCGGCTCCCGGTGCGGCCGGGGGGTCACTCCTCGACATGCCGGATGGCGTCGAGCACGATGTGCGCGACGTGGTCGTCGACGAGGGTGTACTCGACCTCGCGGGCTTCGCGGTGCGTGGTCACGATGCGCGAGGTGCGCAGGACCCGCAGGTGTTGCGAGACCAGGGGCTGGTTCACCCCGAGTGCCGCGACGAGTTCGTGGACCCGCTTGCCGCCGGTGGACAGCTCGCGCACGATGCCCATCCGCACCGGGGAGGCGAGGGCCCGCAGCAGCTCGCTGGCCGCCCGCAGCGCGAGGGTCCGGTCGTCCGGTCGGGCGGGAGCCGTCATATGCAGAATCTAACATATGAGAATCGGTCTCATGTAGGGCTCGGGCGCGGCGGATCGTGGGATCGCCCTGGGCCCCGGGCTCCGGGCCGTGGCCGCGGTCCTGATCGCCGTCGCCGTCGCCGTCGCGGTCACGGTCGCGCCGGGGGCGACCGCGGTCAGGCCACCGCCACCAGGACGTGGCTGCCGCCGCACTGCCAGACGGAGCCGGCCTGCCCGAAGCCCGCCGCCCGGAGCAGGCGCACGTGGTGGGAGAGCGGCAGGTTGCTGTCCTTGGTGCTCGGTACGGTCGCGGCGCGCCGGCGGCGCTCGGCGACGAGGTCGGCGAAGGCCGGGTCACCGGCCACCGCGTTCCACCACTGGTCCCAGTCCTCGTGGTCGAACGCCCGCTGCCGCTCGGCCCGCAGCCGCCCGATCCGGGCGCTGATCTCGCCCGGACCGGTGGCCTCGGGCGCGAAGTGGTCGCCGTTGACCAGGACCCCGCCCGGGCGCAGGAGTCCGCCGAGCTGCCGGTAGGCGCGGCGCAGCAGCGGCTCGGGCAGGCAGTGCAGCGTGGTGGTGGAGACGACGGCGTCGGCGGGGCGGTCCAGGCCGAGTCCCGCGGTCCACCCCTCCGCCCCGATCGCCGCCTCCGCGAAGCGGACGGCCGACCCGTGGCACTCGCGGGCCAGGCCCAGCACGACGGGGTCGCGGTCCACCCCCACGAACTCGACGCCGGGCAGCCCGGCCGCGAGCCGGGCCGTCAACGTCCCCGGCCCGCAGCCCAGATCGATGACGAGCGGGCGCTCGCGCCCGGCCGTGACGTGCTCGACCACGTCCGCGATGACGCCGGCGCGCTCCTCGCGCGCGATGGCGTAGCGCTGCTGCTGGCCCTCCCAGCGCTCCGCGTACTCGTGTGCCCTCACCGTGTCCATGGCCATCGCCGCCTGCCTGAGCCGTCCGCCGCCGTCCTGTGTCCCCGTCACCGGCAACCCTACTGTTGAAAACAGTTTTCATTCCAATGGCGGGCCGCCGGTGCCGCGGTTTCAGTCCAACGCGCGCAGGGCCTCCACCAGGCGGTCGATCTCGTCGACCGAGGTGTAGGCGTGCGTGCTGACGCGCACCGATCCGGTCCGCTCGCCCGAACCGCCCTGGCAGTGCTGGTCGCTGCGCACCATCAGGCCGCTGTCGAACAGGACGAACCCCAGGTCGCCCGAGGGGATCGCGCGGTGCCGGAAGCTCACCAGGCTCTGCCGGCGCTGGACGGTGGACTCCGCGGCGAGGCTGGTCCGGCAGCCCAGCACCTGGTACGAGCCGAGCCGGCTCAGCGCGTCGGTCAGGCGGGCGGTCAGCGCCCGCGTCCACCGGTGGACGCGCGCGGTGTCGGCGGCCCGCAGCCAGTCCAGCGCCGCGGACAGCGAGACCGCGCCCACGGTGTTCGGGGTGCCGGCCCAGCCCGCCGGGCGCAGCGCGGGACCGCGCGCCTGCCGCGCCCACAGCGCGCCGGTGCCGGGCAGGGCCAGGGCCTTGTGGCCGGAGAAGACGGCGAAGTCGACGTCGAGGGTGTCGAGCCGGATCGGCTGGTGGCCGACGCTCTGCGACGCGTCGAGGCAGATCGGGACGTCGGGACCGACGGCGGCGCGGATCCGGTGGACGTTCATGTCGTTGCCGTAGACGTGGTGCACGTGCGTGGTCGCGACGAACCGGGTCCGCGGGGTGACGGCCTCGGCGAGGGCGGCGTGGTCGTAGTCGCCCGATCCGCTCTGATAGGGCATCGGCCGCAGCCGGACGTGGATTCCGCGGCGGGCGAGCAGGTCGCGGACCTCCTGCCAGGGCGTGATGTTCGCCTGGTGGTCGGCGAAGGGCACGACCACCTCGTCGCCGTCGGCGAGCTGGTCGGCGAGCCAGTCGCGGGCGACCGTGCGCAGTGCCTCGGTCGCGCCGCTGGT encodes:
- the rpsN gene encoding 30S ribosomal protein S14 — protein: MAKKSKIAKNDARRAVVARYAERRAELKRVIASPASSAEDREAARRELGRQPRDAGATRVRNRDAVDGRPRGYLRAFGLSRVGMRAHAHAGHLPGVRKASW
- a CDS encoding class I SAM-dependent methyltransferase, which encodes MTGTQDGGGRLRQAAMAMDTVRAHEYAERWEGQQQRYAIAREERAGVIADVVEHVTAGRERPLVIDLGCGPGTLTARLAAGLPGVEFVGVDRDPVVLGLARECHGSAVRFAEAAIGAEGWTAGLGLDRPADAVVSTTTLHCLPEPLLRRAYRQLGGLLRPGGVLVNGDHFAPEATGPGEISARIGRLRAERQRAFDHEDWDQWWNAVAGDPAFADLVAERRRRAATVPSTKDSNLPLSHHVRLLRAAGFGQAGSVWQCGGSHVLVAVA
- the rpmB gene encoding 50S ribosomal protein L28; translated protein: MSAHCQLTGRKPGFGNAVSHSHRRTPRRFDPNIQTKRYWLPGENRHVRLTLSAKGIKAVDRMGVEKAVRLVRARGHKV
- a CDS encoding aminotransferase class V-fold PLP-dependent enzyme, with the protein product MTTPEPGHGRPDPAESPESPEFPEPPEHPDDVLRALEPWHRELRAQFPILRAAPGLAYLDSAATSQKPQAVLDAVQTYLTTANANAGRGSYPWANRTTALVEKARQQVGEALGDPCPDTSQVLLTSGATEALRTVARDWLADQLADGDEVVVPFADHQANITPWQEVRDLLARRGIHVRLRPMPYQSGSGDYDHAALAEAVTPRTRFVATTHVHHVYGNDMNVHRIRAAVGPDVPICLDASQSVGHQPIRLDTLDVDFAVFSGHKALALPGTGALWARQARGPALRPAGWAGTPNTVGAVSLSAALDWLRAADTARVHRWTRALTARLTDALSRLGSYQVLGCRTSLAAESTVQRRQSLVSFRHRAIPSGDLGFVLFDSGLMVRSDQHCQGGSGERTGSVRVSTHAYTSVDEIDRLVEALRALD
- a CDS encoding ArsR/SmtB family transcription factor, whose protein sequence is MTAPARPDDRTLALRAASELLRALASPVRMGIVRELSTGGKRVHELVAALGVNQPLVSQHLRVLRTSRIVTTHREAREVEYTLVDDHVAHIVLDAIRHVEE
- a CDS encoding helix-turn-helix domain-containing protein, with translation MTSDSDSRALGAFLKARRAQLTPRECGLPEADSGRRVAGLRREEVAGLAAISVDYYTRLEQGRVRASVPVLSTLARALRLDEDQQRYLYELAGRADARPRRRRPAERVRPPMRRLLDQLTQSPALVLGKRLDVLAWNPAAVALYTDFAALPANRRNYLRLVFTHPEVRRLHRNWDHDAREAVAALRMEAAADPDDPELAQLVGELSLQDPDFLTWWAEHRVNSASYGTKHYRHRLVGDLTLDCDTWAGPDGSGQRLMILTAEPGSPSHDALRILASWHAGQPAADRAE
- a CDS encoding Fur family transcriptional regulator codes for the protein MSAAGQSVRGRSTRQRTAVSAALDEVDEFRSAQDLHNILKLRGESVGLTTVYRTLQSLAEAGEVDVLRTGDGESVYRRCSEGGHHHHLVCRSCGKAVEVEGPAVERWAESIAAEHGFVDIAHTMEVFGTCAACAAAGPEGAATQGP
- a CDS encoding alpha/beta hydrolase is translated as MARTTVSFDSNGIRIAGHLYTPDTAHETSSGAPAAGPWPALVVGHPGTSVKEQTSGTYARRMAERGFVALAFDAAHQGESGGLPRGLEDPAQRVEDFKAAVSYLATRDDVDAGRVGLLGICASGGYSLAAGGGDHRVRAVATVSGVDVARQFRLGADGTQDPAVFRGLLDAAGRARTAAARGEDPGAMPVFPETAEQAEALGGAHGAEGFAYYCTSRGRHERSTRAMPWQSVDKLASFDAFHAVPLLAPRPLLQIVGSRAVTSWMAVEVHQRATGPRELHWIEGASHVDLYDRTRFIDPAVDKLAAFFGAHLSAADPAAGPARLAAAR